A segment of the Parasynechococcus marenigrum WH 8102 genome:
AGCTTCGTGGTGCTGTTCTTCAGCACCGGACTGGCCGCCGGCTCAGGGGCCCCCGGGGGGTTGTTCATGCCGATGCTGACCCTGGGCGGTGCCATCGGCCTGGCCTGTGGCATCGGGGTGGAAGCCCTCACAGGCCACGTCCCCACCACCTATGTATTTGCGGGCATGGGAGCCTTCGTGGCGGGGTGTTCCCACACGCCGATCTCGGCGATGTTTCTGGCCTTTGCCCTCACCAAGGACCTGCTGATCCTCAAGCCGATCCTTGTCGCTTCTCTGATGAGCTTCCTGGTGGCCCGGTTGTTCAACCCCAACTCCATCTACGACCGTCAGATGGGGATGGAACTGGCGTCCGAAGAGCGGATGCAGCAGCGGATTAACCGTCATCGCCGTCCATTCACACCGCCACCACCACCCTCCGGGCCCTCAGGAGGGATCAACTGAATCAGGAAACCCTGCTGTTCGATCCGGCCACACCGGAACCCGATGCCCTCAAGGCCGTGCTGGCGTTTCCCAGCACCTATTCGGTGGGGATCACCAGCCTCGGATATCAGATCGTCTGGGCGACCTTGGCGCGTCGCAGCGATGTCGACGTGCGCCGGCTGTTCACCGATCAGGGTGATCCCCTGCCGCGACACTGCGATCTGTTCGGGCTGTCCCTGAGCTGGGAGCTGGATGGTCCAGTGTTGCCTGAGCTGCTGCAGAACCAGCGCATTCCCATCTGGGCTGTGGAGCGTGGCGATCAAGACCCGATCGTCTTCGGTGGCGGTCCTGTGCTGACCGCCAACCCTGAACCACTGGCTCCCTTCTTTGATGTGGTGCTGCTCGGGGATGGGGAGCTGCTGCTGCCCGCCTTCATTGATGCTCTCCAGCAATGCCGAGGGGCTGACCGTCAGACACGGCTGCGACACCTCGCTCAGGTGCCAGGGGTGTATGTACCCGCGCTCTACGCCCCGCAATACGACAGCGACGGCCAGTTGCAAGGGGTGAAACCGATTCAGCCTGGGCTGCCGCAAACGATTGAAAAACAGACCTGGCGCGGCAACACCCTCAGCCACTCCACGGTGGTGACACCGGAGGCCGCCTGGCCGGACATCCACATGGTGGAAGTGGTGCGGAGTTGTCCTGAGCTGTGCCGCTTCTGTCTGGCCAGCTACCTCACCCTCCCCTTCCGCACACCATCGCTGGACGATGGTCTGATCCCGGCGGTGGAAAAGGGTCTGACCGCCACTAAACGGCTTGGACTGCTGGGTGCTTCGGTGACCCAGCACCCCCAGTTCTCCGATCTGCTGCATTGGTTGGATCAGGACCGCTTCGACGGCACGCGCATCAGCGTGAGTTCCGTGCGAGCCGCCACGGTCACTCCTGACCTGGGACGAATCCTGGCCAAACGGGGCAGTCGATCGCTCACGATTGCCATCGAAAGCGGCAGCGAACGCATGCGAGAGGTGATCAACAAAAAGCTCTCCACCGAAGCGATCCATGCCGCCGCCCAGCACGCCAAACAAGGCGGCCTGTCAGGCTTGAAGCTCTACGGCATGGTTGGGCTGCCGACCGAGAGCGATGACGATGTTGACGCCACCGCCGATCTGCTGCTGACCCTGAAAAAAGGCACCCCTGGGCTGCGGTTCACCCTCGGCGTCAGCACCTTCGTTCCCAAAGCCCAGACCCCCTTCCAGTGGCAAGGGGTGCGGCCGGAAGCGGACAAACGCTTGAAACGGCTGGCGAAGAAAGTCAAACCCAAGGGCATTGAGTTCCGCCCGGAGAGCTACGGCTGGAGCGTGATCCAGGCCCTGCTGTCCCGCAGCGACCGACGCCTGGCCCCAGTGATCGCCGCCGTCGGCGACGCCCGCGAGAGCATCGGCGGATGGAAAAAGGCCTATCGAGCCGCCCTCAGCGGAGAGTTGGATCCCATTCCTGGCGACCCGTTACCTCAACCTCCCCCCTGGGATGAGGTGGTTCATGGGACCTGGGAACCCACCCGCGTTCTGCCCTGGATCCACCTCAGGGGTCCGCTTGCTCCTGAGAAACTGCTCGAGCATCACGATCAGGCCCTGGTTCCTGGCACTGACGGCTGAAAGCACAGAGCCCGGCGAGCAGGGTCCAGCCAAGGATGTTGAGACGGCTGTCAAACAGCGGCAGATCGGTGGCGTGCATTACCACCAACACCAACGTGGCAGCCCACCAGGCCCGCTCCAGCGGAGCCTTTTGCAGCATTCCACGTTGGGCGGCCAGCACCAGCAGGAACAGCACTGTGCCGACGATCAACAGCATCGCCGGCACTCCATGACTGACGGCCAGCTCCAGCGGCAGGTTATGGACATGGCCATGCCAGCGCTTTGCAGCATGGATGGGATAGAGAACGCTGAAGGCAGCAGCACCCCAGCCGAACCAAGGGCGGGCCGACACCAACTGCAGGGCGTACTGCCACTGACCCAAGCGGGTGTGTTTCCAGGCGGTTTCCCCCTGGCTTTCCAGCACCCGCACCAGCACCTGGTCCGGCAGCAAGCGCATTCCCCACTGCTGCAGACCGACAGGAACCCCCGGCAGAACAGCCAGCAGCAGGGGTGAGGCCAGGAGCAGCAGCAACGGCAGCAACCACATCCACTGCCAAGGCCCGAGCACGAACGGCAGCGCCAGCACCAATCCACCCATGGCATTGCGCGACTGGGTGAGCAGCACTGCCAGCGCAGTGGCCATGGACAGCAACAGAGCGCCTCCGCGTCGTCGCCAGCCATCGGGGCGAAACACGGCAGCCAGCATCAACGGCCAGACCACTGCGAGCCAGGCGCCGGTGATGTTGGCGTAATCGAACAGACCGGACAGACGACCGATCGGGCGGCCATCGGGATGCAGAAACCAGATGATCGCTCCGCCCCCCACCTGCCAAGGGCCCTGCCAACCCAGGAGCATCTGACCGAATCCCGTCACCAGAACAGGCAGCGTGCCCGCCAGCAACATCCACACCGCCTGGCGGCGTTGGCTGGCCTTCGCGAGGTGAGGTTGAAAGGCCCAGAACGCCCAGACAAAAGGTAACCAGTTGGCCAGACCTGCCCAAGCCAGGCCAACGTTCTCGGCCAGACAGGCCCCGATCAGCATCAACAGCCCAGCCAGCAGCAGCGGCTGGCACCAACGATCCCGCCACAGCGGTTGCTCCCGACCACGACTTCCGCTGACGCAGGCGATCAACAGGCCAATTCCCGCCAACAGAGCGCTGGAGGGCAGAAAGAACAACCCAAGCCGAAACGCCTGGCCCCCGATGCGCCGATCCCTGATCACGCGAACACAGCCGTACGGCCCCGATAGACCATTACCTGACGGTGAAGATGCATCCGCAAAGCCCGCGCCAGTGCCAGCCGTTCGGTGTCGCGTCCCTTGCGGATGAGGTCATCGACATCATCACGGTGACTCACGGGCACGGTGGTCTGCTCGATGATCGGCCCGTCGTCGAGGTCCTCGGTCACATAGTGAGCGGTGGCACCAATCAACTTGACCCCCCGCTCCCAGGCTCGGTGATAGGGCTGCGCGCCCTTGAAGGCCGGCAAAAAGGAGTGGTGGATGTTGATCACATCCGGGAAACGCTGCAGAAAATCACCACTGAGCACCTGCATGTACTTGGCGAGCACCGCGAGTTCGATCCGGTTCTCTGCCAACAGCTCCAGCATCCTCTGCTCAGCCTCCGGTTTGGTCGCCTTGGCGACTGGAACACAGACAAAACAAACCCCGAACCCGGCACAAAGGGGCTCGAGATCCGGGTGGTTGGCGATGACCAGCGGCACCTGCATCGGCAATTCACCGCTCTGCACCCGCCACAGCAGATCCTGAAGGCAGTGGGCCTGCTTGCTGGCGAAGATCGCCACCCGAGGCATTGCATCGGAAAAGTGCAGCTGAGCCTGACCGTTCAGACGCTGCTCCAATGCTGCAGCTGCCTCGGGCAAGGCAGCCCGCGACAGACCGAAGCCATCGAGATCCCACTCGATCCGACTGAGAAACAACCCTGCCCCCGCATCCGTGTGGTGGTCGGCGTGGCGGATGTTGCCGCCGTTGGCGGCCACCCAACCTGCCAACTCACTGACCAACCCCGGACGATCCGGGCAGATCATTTGCAGGATCACCGTGACGTCACGCACGACGAAGGTTTGAAAAACAAATTCTCCCGCGCAGAACTGGCTGGTTAAAGTCCTTGAGATTTTTTCCTGACCATGCTGAAGGCCCTGCGCCGCCTGGCCGCGATCTGCCTCTGCGTCGCGTTGAGCCTGGGTCTGATGGCCCCGGCTGCTGTTAATGCTGCTGGCATCAACCCAGATGACCTGGCGGTGATCCGCCGCCAGGCCGCCGCCTTTGAAGCCACCAAGTCCCGTCTGCCTGACCTGGCCCGGTTGGTGAGCGCTGAGGACTGGGTGTTCACCCGCAACCTGCTGCATGGTCCGATGCAGGAAGTGGGTCGTGAAATGTCGTACATCAACCAGCGCCTGGATCGCTCTGAGCGCAAAGATGCCGACAAGATCGCCCGCAAATTGAAAGAAGCCCTTGCAGACCTGGATGAGGCGGCCCGCCTGCAAGACGGCTCCCGTCTGCAACGGTCCTACAGCAACCTGGCGGCCAGCTTCGACGCTTACTCCGAAGTGATCCCGGCTGAGGCCTTCAGCTGAACCATCCGATTGCCGTTGTCGGTGCCGGGGCCCTTGGCCTTGGCACCGCCTGGCACCTGAACGGCCTTGGCCATCCGGTGACGATCTTTGACCCTGGCCTGACCCAGCCCGTCAGCAGGACAAATTCTTCAACCGATCTCAACGGCACCACAGCCTCGCTAGGTGTGTTGATGGGACATGTGTTCCGCCGCTCCAGTGGCCGAGGTTGGCGGCTGCGCAGACGCAGCATGGAACTCTGGCCCCACTGGATCACCAAGCTGCGGCGCTTCGTCCCGGACCTGGCTCTACAAACCCCGCTGCTGCAAGTTGCTGGTGATGAAGCCACCAGAGTTCGGTTCCACGATCTGGCCGGACAACGCCAACAGCTTGGTCTGACCACCTTGTCTGCAGCGGAGCTGAACGGGATCTGGCCCGGGGCAGAACACGGTGGATTGCGATCTGAGCAGGACGGTCGCGTGGATCCCCTGAAGCTGCAGCAATCCCTGCGACTGGCCGTTGGGGAGCTTCAGGTGGGCCTGGTGGCCGAACCTGTGGAGGCCGTGGAGCGTCATAACGCCGGCTGGCGTGTGTGGAGGGCAGGAGGCCAGCACGACGATTTCTTTGCTGTGGTGATCTGCGCAGCCATGGCCAGCTCAACGCTGCTGGCCCCCCTGGGTCACGACCGTCCTATGGCACCGGTGCTGGGACAGGCCCTGCGGTTGGAGTTGAACAACGCAGCCATCGACTGGCACCACTGGCCCGCCGTCCTGGTGGATCAGGGCTTCAACCTGATTCCCGATGGACCGGGTCGATTGCTGCTGGGGGCCACCGTTGAACCGGGCACAGAAGCTGCAGAAGACCCCCTAGCTCTGATGCGATCCCTGCATGACCAGGCTCCTGACTGGCTGAGGTCCGCCACGGTCGTTGAGCACTGGAGTGGCCTGCGGGCCAGACCAGTGGAGCGGCCGGCTCCACTCCTTGAACACCTTGAACCTGGTCTGCTGCTGGCGAGTGGTCACTACCGCAACGGCGTGCTGCTGATGCCGGCCAGTGCGGAATGGATCGCAGCTGAACTGAACCACAACCTTCTGATTACCGGCGCTTAGCGCTGTCTTCCCCTGCACTGCATACGGTCCCGATGGTCACATCCACGTGCATCCAAACCCATGCGTCGTTCCAACAGCTTTCGTGCCCTGGCGGCCATCGCCGGCCTGAGCGCCTCCATGGCTCTCACCTCCTGCTCCAGTGGTGGCAGCGGCGGCGGCGATGACAAGGTCACCGGAAAGCTCAACGGCGCTGGCGCCTCCTTCCCGGCAGCCATCTACCAGCGCTGGTTCCAGGAACTCCAGCCGGAGGGCGTCACGGTGAACTACCAATCCGTGGGATCCGGCGCTGGCGTGCGTCAGTTCATGGCCAACACCGTTGATTTCGGTGCATCGGACAAACCGATGAAGGAAGCCGAAATCGCCAAGGTGGAGCGAGGTGTGCTGCAGATTCCGATGACGGCTGGAGCGATCGCTGTGGCCTACAACCTCGAAGGGTGTGACCTCAAGCTCACCACCGAGCAACTGGCAGGAATCTTCCTCGGCAAGATCAAAAACTTCAGTGAACTGGGCTGCGCAGACCAGAAACTCACCGTGGTCCGTCGCTCCGATGGTTCCGGCACCACCTACAACTTCACCAAGCACCTGTCCGCCATCAGCGAAGAGTGGAAGAACGGCCCCGGCGCCGCTAAATCCATCAAGTGGCCCACCGGTGTTGGCTCGAAAGGCAATGAGGGTGTGGCGGCCCAGCTGAATCAGATCCCAGGTGGTGTGGGCTATGTGGAAGCCGCCTACGTAAAAGGCAAGCTCCAGGCTGCAGCCGTTACCAACGCCTCAGGCGAACAGGTGAAGCCCACCAACGAAACCGAGAGCACTGCCCTCGACTCCATCGACATCGGCCCCGACCTCATCGGTGGCAACCCCAACCCCCCTGCGGGCTACCCGATCGTGACCTTCACCTGGGTGCTGGCCTACGAAACGGGCAATGGCGACAAGACCGCTGCTCTGAAGAAGACCCTCGAGTTCATGCTCTCCGAAAAAGCCCAATCCCAGGCTCCCGAGCTGGGCTACGTCAGCC
Coding sequences within it:
- a CDS encoding B12-binding domain-containing radical SAM protein — translated: MLAFPSTYSVGITSLGYQIVWATLARRSDVDVRRLFTDQGDPLPRHCDLFGLSLSWELDGPVLPELLQNQRIPIWAVERGDQDPIVFGGGPVLTANPEPLAPFFDVVLLGDGELLLPAFIDALQQCRGADRQTRLRHLAQVPGVYVPALYAPQYDSDGQLQGVKPIQPGLPQTIEKQTWRGNTLSHSTVVTPEAAWPDIHMVEVVRSCPELCRFCLASYLTLPFRTPSLDDGLIPAVEKGLTATKRLGLLGASVTQHPQFSDLLHWLDQDRFDGTRISVSSVRAATVTPDLGRILAKRGSRSLTIAIESGSERMREVINKKLSTEAIHAAAQHAKQGGLSGLKLYGMVGLPTESDDDVDATADLLLTLKKGTPGLRFTLGVSTFVPKAQTPFQWQGVRPEADKRLKRLAKKVKPKGIEFRPESYGWSVIQALLSRSDRRLAPVIAAVGDARESIGGWKKAYRAALSGELDPIPGDPLPQPPPWDEVVHGTWEPTRVLPWIHLRGPLAPEKLLEHHDQALVPGTDG
- a CDS encoding O-antigen ligase family protein — protein: MIRDRRIGGQAFRLGLFFLPSSALLAGIGLLIACVSGSRGREQPLWRDRWCQPLLLAGLLMLIGACLAENVGLAWAGLANWLPFVWAFWAFQPHLAKASQRRQAVWMLLAGTLPVLVTGFGQMLLGWQGPWQVGGGAIIWFLHPDGRPIGRLSGLFDYANITGAWLAVVWPLMLAAVFRPDGWRRRGGALLLSMATALAVLLTQSRNAMGGLVLALPFVLGPWQWMWLLPLLLLLASPLLLAVLPGVPVGLQQWGMRLLPDQVLVRVLESQGETAWKHTRLGQWQYALQLVSARPWFGWGAAAFSVLYPIHAAKRWHGHVHNLPLELAVSHGVPAMLLIVGTVLFLLVLAAQRGMLQKAPLERAWWAATLVLVVMHATDLPLFDSRLNILGWTLLAGLCAFSRQCQEPGPDRDARAVSQEQADP
- the purU gene encoding formyltetrahydrofolate deformylase → MRDVTVILQMICPDRPGLVSELAGWVAANGGNIRHADHHTDAGAGLFLSRIEWDLDGFGLSRAALPEAAAALEQRLNGQAQLHFSDAMPRVAIFASKQAHCLQDLLWRVQSGELPMQVPLVIANHPDLEPLCAGFGVCFVCVPVAKATKPEAEQRMLELLAENRIELAVLAKYMQVLSGDFLQRFPDVINIHHSFLPAFKGAQPYHRAWERGVKLIGATAHYVTEDLDDGPIIEQTTVPVSHRDDVDDLIRKGRDTERLALARALRMHLHRQVMVYRGRTAVFA
- the psbQ gene encoding photosystem II protein PsbQ, coding for MLKALRRLAAICLCVALSLGLMAPAAVNAAGINPDDLAVIRRQAAAFEATKSRLPDLARLVSAEDWVFTRNLLHGPMQEVGREMSYINQRLDRSERKDADKIARKLKEALADLDEAARLQDGSRLQRSYSNLAASFDAYSEVIPAEAFS
- a CDS encoding NAD(P)/FAD-dependent oxidoreductase, whose amino-acid sequence is MNGLGHPVTIFDPGLTQPVSRTNSSTDLNGTTASLGVLMGHVFRRSSGRGWRLRRRSMELWPHWITKLRRFVPDLALQTPLLQVAGDEATRVRFHDLAGQRQQLGLTTLSAAELNGIWPGAEHGGLRSEQDGRVDPLKLQQSLRLAVGELQVGLVAEPVEAVERHNAGWRVWRAGGQHDDFFAVVICAAMASSTLLAPLGHDRPMAPVLGQALRLELNNAAIDWHHWPAVLVDQGFNLIPDGPGRLLLGATVEPGTEAAEDPLALMRSLHDQAPDWLRSATVVEHWSGLRARPVERPAPLLEHLEPGLLLASGHYRNGVLLMPASAEWIAAELNHNLLITGA
- the pstS gene encoding phosphate ABC transporter substrate-binding protein PstS, whose product is MRRSNSFRALAAIAGLSASMALTSCSSGGSGGGDDKVTGKLNGAGASFPAAIYQRWFQELQPEGVTVNYQSVGSGAGVRQFMANTVDFGASDKPMKEAEIAKVERGVLQIPMTAGAIAVAYNLEGCDLKLTTEQLAGIFLGKIKNFSELGCADQKLTVVRRSDGSGTTYNFTKHLSAISEEWKNGPGAAKSIKWPTGVGSKGNEGVAAQLNQIPGGVGYVEAAYVKGKLQAAAVTNASGEQVKPTNETESTALDSIDIGPDLIGGNPNPPAGYPIVTFTWVLAYETGNGDKTAALKKTLEFMLSEKAQSQAPELGYVSLPTGVVEKSLAAVEKISE